Proteins co-encoded in one Arachis hypogaea cultivar Tifrunner chromosome 13, arahy.Tifrunner.gnm2.J5K5, whole genome shotgun sequence genomic window:
- the LOC112733185 gene encoding crossover junction endonuclease EME1B: MEPIILSDEDDPSTPFPVQSKKRRTEPAPNQTIFLVDDDPTPQKPRLQHGAHSSSTPSFVAETPMSLQFDSEVAIVKCIPTSHSDPNVRVSTCLPNNLSGISQMICLESDNESENSALRDCDENETRGPALDLPGSGGSRWTSNLIGSGSSPERHSLETMEMHISSGNDTQTENSWDNPSNPTSSQLEENVQKKKRSNISAKNTGKATGRTKMTKEERSRLMEEKKLQKEQEKLRKAALKAEAAELKKMEKEKQKWEKGKFATNSIVAEIDTMVVESGSIGGHLLTRFSEKGLKYQITSNPIKGSILWHMEVPEQLSQHSTKRIEISYVLLVYEADKFCNLITNDSLWGHLSSIQSHYPSYTVCYLTNRLMAYINKREQEKYKNPDKYSSWRRPPVEEVLAKLATHFTKVHSRQCVDEAELAEHVAGLTTSLASCQFRKKLTRLSVSANGALVPKDSVDRNLIKKSLWLKALVAIPKVQPRFAIAIWKKYPTMKSLLSVYMDPSKSEHEKEFLLKDLTVENLVGGERRLGEVCSKRVYRILMAQSGSIRTDDIEDGADFFARQS; the protein is encoded by the exons ATGGAACCCATCATCCTTTCTGACGAAGATGACCCTTCAACGCCGTTTCCGGTCCAATCCAAGAAACGCCGAACTGAACCGGCACCTAACCAGACCATTTTCCTCGTCGATGACGACCCGACCCCACAGAAACCCCGGCTGCAACACGGTGCACATTCTTCGTCTACACCTTCGTTCGTCGCTGAGACTCCGATGTCCCTGCAATTCGATTCTGAAGTGGCGATCGTGAAATGCATTCCAACGTCTCATTCCGATCCTAATGTTAGGGTTTCCACTTGCCTGCCCAATAACCTCTCCG GAATTAGTCAAATGATATGTTTGGAATCAGATAACGAGTCGGAAAATTCTGCTCTGCGCGATTGTGACGAGAATGAAACAAGGGGCCCCGCATTGGATCTTCCTGGTTCAGGAGGTTCAAGATGGACTTCAAATTTGATTGGATCTGGAAGTTCTCCTG AGAGACATTCATTGGAAACTATGGAGATGCACATATCAAGTGGAAATGATACTCAAACTGAAAACTCTTGGGACAATCCTTCAAATCCAACATCTTCTCAATTG GAGGAGAATgtccaaaagaagaaaagatccaATATTTCTGCAAAGAACACTGGCAAAGCAACAGGAAGAACAAAGATGACAAAAGAGGAAAGAAGTCGCTTGATGGAGGAAAAGAAACTACAAAAGGAA CAAGAGAAGTTAAGAAAAGCAGCACTTAAAGCTGAAGCTGCAGAACTTAAAAAAATGGAGAAAGAAAAGCAGAAGTGGGAAAAAGGGAAGTTTGCCACAAATTCCATTGTAGCAGAAATTGACACGATGGTAGTTGAATCAGGATCAATTGGAG GACATCTGCTTACTAGATTTTCTGAAAAAGGGCTTAAATACCAGATTACATCAAATCCCATCAAAGGGTCAATTTTATGGCATATGGAAGTTCCAGAACAACTTTCACAG cattcaactaaaagaattgagatttcATATGTGTTACTGGTTTATGAAGCTGACAAATTTTGTAACCTCATCACAAATGATTCTCTTTGGGGTCATCTCTCTAGCATTCAAAGTCATTATCCATCCTATACAGTTTGTTATCTCACCAATAGATTGATGGCTTACATTAATAAAAG GGAACAGGAAAAGTACAAGAATCCTGATAAATATAGCAGTTGGAGGCGTCCGCCTGTTGAGGAG GTGCTTGCAAAATTAGCAACTCATTTCACCAAAGTTCATTCCAGGCAGTGTGTGGATGAGGCTGAACTGGCTGAACATGTTGCTGGTTTGACAACCAGCCTGGCATCTTGTCAATTTAG aaagaagTTAACTCGATTATCTGTGAGTGCAAATGGAGCCCTTGTTCCAAAGGACAGTGTTGATCGTAATTTAATAAAGAAATCGTTGTG GTTAAAAGCTTTGGTTGCTATCCCCAAGGTTCAGCCTCGATTTGCTATTGCTATTTGGAAGAAATACCCAACCATGAAGTCCTTGTTAAGCGTTTATATGGATCCAAGCAAATCG GAGCATGAGAAGGAATTTTTACTTAAAGACCTGACAGTAGAAAATCTGGTTGGCGGCGAGAGAAGATTAGGTGAGGTTTGTTCAAAGAGAGTGTATAGAATTCTAATGGCGCAAAGCGGAAGCATTCGAACCGACGACATTGAGGATGGTGCTGATTTCTTTGCGCGTCAATCATAA